One window of the Leptospira broomii serovar Hurstbridge str. 5399 genome contains the following:
- a CDS encoding hydroxymethylbilane synthase, producing the protein MSFVLRIGSRKSSLAKLQSCLVRDALLRAHPNLNVELFFKEASGDQDLVTPLWKMPTRGVFTQDLTKELTDRNVDLVIHSYKDLDLEGHAGTETVMVLPRADQRDVLLWKRSAFDNPPNEIKIHSSSPRREYNLSAFLPLALPRRHQGKPIYFHPVRGNVQTRVRKWLEDDSISGIVVAKAALDRLLSREFSFAEQPEYSEVRDHLRSVLNEQLFMVLPLSKNPNAPAQGALAAEFRAGDDCVREILSPLRSLSEERNVADERRLLSLFGGGCHQKIGVAVHSGESGTVLFLRGKTDSGEELDSAIRWKGDDFPRPISDSHVFPTKLQTSGRARLPLPSSPPTGRFWFVARADAFPESWPNPEPDTILVVAGTKTWEKLASRDLWVHASTDGLGEGDAKNLGTLLGEIPNFVKLTHEESGIVEGTWDRLPTYKVEWETQLRDLSRYSHFFWMSATQFDRAYRKDPSIAQKIHATGSGATYSYIRNILGTIGKVYAFPNYESWVNACKGEIPDFLKKEIGHL; encoded by the coding sequence TTGTCCTTCGTTCTAAGAATCGGCTCTAGAAAAAGTTCTCTCGCAAAACTCCAGTCTTGTCTCGTACGCGATGCCTTACTAAGAGCGCATCCGAACCTCAACGTCGAACTATTTTTTAAAGAGGCCAGCGGAGACCAAGATTTGGTAACGCCACTCTGGAAGATGCCGACTCGCGGGGTATTCACTCAAGATTTAACGAAAGAATTAACGGACAGAAATGTAGATCTAGTCATTCACTCTTATAAGGATTTGGACTTGGAAGGTCATGCCGGAACGGAGACGGTGATGGTTCTTCCGCGAGCGGACCAACGGGATGTTCTCCTTTGGAAACGTTCAGCATTCGACAATCCCCCGAATGAAATCAAAATTCATTCTTCTAGTCCGCGAAGGGAATATAATCTTTCCGCTTTTTTACCGCTCGCTCTTCCTCGTCGTCATCAAGGAAAGCCGATTTATTTTCACCCTGTACGCGGTAATGTGCAAACAAGAGTTAGGAAATGGTTGGAAGATGATTCTATTTCCGGCATAGTCGTGGCGAAAGCGGCTCTGGACCGTCTCTTGTCTCGGGAATTTTCCTTTGCGGAGCAGCCCGAATATTCCGAAGTTCGGGATCACTTACGCTCCGTTTTGAACGAGCAATTGTTCATGGTTCTTCCTTTATCAAAAAATCCGAATGCACCGGCCCAAGGCGCGTTGGCTGCGGAATTTCGAGCGGGTGACGACTGCGTTCGAGAGATTCTCTCTCCGTTGCGGAGCCTATCGGAAGAAAGGAATGTCGCCGATGAACGTAGGCTGCTCTCTTTATTCGGCGGAGGTTGCCATCAAAAAATAGGAGTCGCCGTCCATTCCGGAGAGTCGGGAACCGTGCTGTTTCTGCGGGGAAAAACGGATTCAGGCGAGGAATTGGATTCCGCTATTCGTTGGAAAGGCGATGATTTCCCTCGTCCGATTTCCGATTCGCATGTTTTCCCTACAAAACTACAGACTTCAGGTAGAGCCCGACTTCCCCTCCCCTCTTCTCCGCCGACGGGCAGATTTTGGTTTGTGGCAAGAGCGGATGCATTCCCGGAGTCTTGGCCCAATCCCGAGCCCGATACGATTTTGGTTGTGGCTGGCACTAAAACTTGGGAGAAGTTAGCGTCCCGCGATCTATGGGTGCACGCGTCTACGGACGGATTAGGCGAAGGTGATGCGAAAAATCTCGGGACCCTATTGGGAGAAATTCCGAACTTCGTTAAACTGACCCACGAAGAAAGCGGCATCGTCGAGGGAACTTGGGATCGTTTGCCCACATATAAAGTCGAATGGGAAACTCAATTGCGGGACTTATCAAGGTACTCCCATTTTTTTTGGATGAGCGCAACTCAGTTTGATCGTGCATACAGGAAGGACCCGTCGATCGCACAGAAAATACACGCGACCGGGTCAGGCGCGACGTATTCATATATTAGAAATATCTTAGGAACGATCGGAAAGGT